In one Novipirellula galeiformis genomic region, the following are encoded:
- the malQ gene encoding 4-alpha-glucanotransferase, whose protein sequence is MRFPRSSGILCHITSLPTASEAREYGIGDLGKASYAFVDYLQAAGQTIWQVLPLGPPAAGDSPYSSYSAFAGNPLLISLDMLVEEGWLSEHDIALPSGLSTPRAQVDYALVSEFKLPVLRKAFDNFCERGSQQQREDFDRFIELNAWWLDDFGRFEALMRHFGKADWTQWPAELVRHAAGPEFEQTIETWDAKLSSEIQFAEFQQFVFDSQWRRLKQYANDRNVRVYGDMPIFVAHESADVWANQSIFCLAESGKPTLVAGVPPDYFSKTGQLWGNPQYRWDVLEQTDYRWWVQRFGYAFQQFDLLRIDHFRGFEAYWEIPASAKTAVGGKWVEGPKEKVFDAAREKLGELALIAEDLGMITESVHELRDRLGFPGMRVLQFGFDVKEDDFHRPSTYPEHSVAYTGTHDNDTVMGWYKARKVAKGQEDLLAEVVTSDTDIHLQLIAAVLHSASDTAIIPVQDILGLGNEARMNMPGLADGNWAWRLMPGQLTDPVAKTIGEMTRNAGR, encoded by the coding sequence ATGCGTTTTCCTAGATCATCAGGGATTCTTTGCCATATAACCAGTTTGCCTACCGCGAGCGAAGCTCGTGAATATGGCATTGGTGACCTGGGTAAGGCGTCGTACGCATTCGTCGACTATTTACAAGCGGCCGGACAAACCATTTGGCAGGTGTTGCCATTGGGGCCTCCCGCGGCTGGCGATTCGCCCTACAGCAGTTATTCTGCGTTCGCAGGCAACCCGCTGCTGATTAGCCTCGACATGCTCGTCGAAGAAGGTTGGTTAAGCGAGCATGACATCGCGTTGCCGTCGGGATTGAGCACTCCACGGGCACAGGTCGATTATGCCTTGGTTAGTGAATTCAAGTTGCCCGTGTTGCGAAAAGCGTTTGACAATTTTTGCGAACGCGGCAGCCAGCAGCAGCGCGAGGACTTCGATCGCTTTATTGAATTGAACGCTTGGTGGCTGGACGACTTCGGTCGCTTCGAAGCCTTGATGCGGCATTTCGGCAAGGCGGATTGGACCCAGTGGCCCGCCGAACTTGTTCGTCATGCAGCGGGGCCTGAATTCGAGCAAACCATCGAGACTTGGGACGCTAAACTTAGTAGCGAAATCCAGTTTGCCGAGTTCCAGCAATTCGTTTTTGATTCCCAGTGGCGGCGACTGAAACAATACGCCAATGATCGCAACGTGCGGGTCTATGGCGACATGCCCATTTTCGTCGCTCATGAAAGCGCTGATGTCTGGGCCAACCAATCCATCTTCTGTTTAGCTGAATCGGGTAAGCCGACGCTCGTAGCCGGGGTACCACCGGATTACTTTAGCAAAACAGGTCAGCTCTGGGGTAACCCTCAGTATCGCTGGGATGTGTTGGAACAAACCGATTACCGTTGGTGGGTCCAGCGTTTTGGTTACGCGTTCCAGCAATTCGACTTGTTGCGAATCGATCACTTCCGCGGCTTCGAAGCGTATTGGGAAATTCCTGCTAGCGCGAAAACGGCCGTTGGCGGCAAGTGGGTCGAGGGACCTAAAGAAAAGGTATTCGATGCGGCTCGTGAAAAGCTCGGGGAGTTGGCGTTGATCGCCGAAGACCTTGGCATGATCACCGAATCGGTTCACGAACTTCGCGACCGTCTTGGATTTCCAGGCATGCGGGTGTTGCAGTTCGGATTTGATGTGAAGGAGGATGATTTCCATCGTCCCAGCACCTATCCGGAACACTCGGTCGCCTACACCGGCACGCACGATAATGACACCGTGATGGGGTGGTATAAAGCACGTAAAGTAGCCAAGGGGCAAGAAGATTTATTAGCGGAGGTCGTCACCAGCGATACCGACATCCATCTTCAATTGATTGCTGCGGTGCTTCATTCGGCATCGGACACCGCGATCATTCCGGTCCAAGACATCCTGGGGCTCGGCAACGAAGCGCGAATGAATATGCCGGGATTGGCCGATGGGAATTGGGCTTGGCGATTGATGCCGGGACAATTGACCGACCCGGTTGCGAAAACGATCGGTGAAATGACACGAAACGCGGGGCGTTGA
- a CDS encoding YaiI/YqxD family protein produces MKIWIDADAAPQDVKQIVFRAAKRLDVETILVANRPLDVPPALTMVRSVVVRDGADQADRYIEMHSERHDIAITADLPLAGLLVEKGVFVIDPRGDEYSPNTIASRLSMRNFMDDLRGEGMVVGRTSPYGDADKKAFAATFDRLLTKALRIASK; encoded by the coding sequence GTGAAGATTTGGATCGACGCTGATGCGGCACCTCAAGACGTTAAACAGATTGTTTTTCGTGCCGCTAAACGATTGGACGTTGAAACGATCTTGGTTGCTAACCGCCCGCTCGATGTGCCACCGGCCCTGACGATGGTCCGGTCGGTGGTGGTCCGTGACGGGGCTGATCAAGCCGACCGTTACATTGAAATGCATAGCGAACGCCATGACATTGCCATCACCGCTGATTTGCCATTGGCGGGCTTATTGGTGGAAAAAGGTGTCTTTGTGATCGACCCTCGCGGTGATGAATACTCGCCCAATACGATTGCGTCGCGTCTCTCGATGCGGAACTTTATGGACGATTTGCGAGGCGAGGGAATGGTGGTCGGCCGCACATCCCCGTACGGCGATGCCGATAAGAAGGCATTCGCTGCGACGTTCGATCGATTGCTAACCAAGGCATTGCGAATCGCGAGCAAGTGA
- a CDS encoding right-handed parallel beta-helix repeat-containing protein, with product MLLALISWPAHPLPAVADESGAHETIQPSGDADTDTANLIAAVSRSNVVKLVDGATYTINSTVAIRNPTVLCGKATVISGTRRELIQVVSADVAIRGITFDGNGKSNYPGMIRVYKGSHRFAFSDGVIQNVHSGKKGVGNLYPLWISVDGVNDWLVRSSRFQDISNHGDGKPIGKGFVGAFRYGDVVNDTNPLTPVTIPSNGRITGCTFRDIFTVTDKLNDIDADAIRASVSMPSDADVDVVLRIEDCAFEDVQKSAVKAAHIGGVVIDNCIVTNRRTDFPMSFGFRTNTTTGFRVHHCEIRGNVLRGVYLGNGGPCIVSDLIFRPNDPVKVGDSQGLVADSAVQLGARNNPARFVKRAVIHDVYVSNARRGIYGANCDWINVSNITLAKGVETVTMPTAAKRIELSNTPSPFEPLADTSPR from the coding sequence ATGCTCCTCGCCCTGATTTCATGGCCGGCGCATCCGTTACCAGCGGTTGCCGATGAATCGGGCGCTCACGAGACGATTCAGCCTTCGGGTGATGCGGACACGGATACAGCAAACTTAATCGCTGCGGTGTCGCGTTCTAATGTTGTCAAGCTGGTCGACGGCGCCACGTACACCATTAACTCAACCGTGGCGATCCGCAATCCGACGGTTCTGTGTGGCAAGGCTACGGTCATTTCTGGAACCCGACGGGAGCTAATTCAAGTCGTTTCAGCGGATGTCGCGATTCGCGGCATCACGTTTGACGGTAATGGCAAATCAAACTATCCCGGAATGATTCGCGTCTATAAAGGGTCGCATCGATTCGCCTTTTCCGATGGGGTGATTCAGAACGTGCACTCAGGGAAGAAGGGCGTTGGAAATCTCTATCCCCTTTGGATCAGTGTCGATGGGGTTAATGATTGGTTGGTGCGTTCGAGCCGATTCCAAGACATTTCAAATCACGGCGATGGAAAACCAATCGGCAAGGGGTTTGTGGGTGCATTCCGCTACGGAGACGTCGTTAACGACACGAACCCGTTAACGCCGGTCACGATTCCATCAAACGGTCGCATCACGGGGTGTACATTTCGCGACATTTTCACGGTAACGGACAAGTTGAATGACATCGATGCGGACGCGATCCGAGCATCGGTGAGTATGCCCTCAGACGCCGACGTCGATGTCGTACTTCGGATCGAGGACTGCGCGTTCGAGGACGTGCAGAAATCGGCGGTCAAGGCGGCTCATATAGGGGGCGTGGTTATCGATAATTGCATCGTGACGAACCGCCGAACGGATTTCCCAATGTCATTTGGATTTCGCACAAACACAACCACAGGCTTTCGTGTCCACCACTGTGAAATACGAGGCAATGTTCTTCGCGGTGTGTACCTTGGTAATGGGGGACCGTGTATTGTTTCCGATTTGATCTTCCGGCCGAATGATCCGGTCAAGGTGGGTGATTCACAAGGGTTGGTTGCGGACTCGGCTGTGCAGTTGGGAGCGCGAAACAATCCCGCTCGCTTCGTGAAGCGTGCGGTGATTCACGACGTTTATGTTTCCAACGCTCGCCGCGGCATTTACGGAGCGAATTGCGATTGGATCAACGTTTCGAATATCACCCTGGCAAAGGGCGTGGAAACGGTCACAATGCCCACTGCCGCAAAACGGATCGAGTTGTCGAACACTCCATCTCCCTTTGAACCTCTCGCAGATACGTCACCCCGCTGA